Proteins encoded in a region of the Zea mays cultivar B73 chromosome 2, Zm-B73-REFERENCE-NAM-5.0, whole genome shotgun sequence genome:
- the LOC100286042 gene encoding SAUR36 - auxin-responsive SAUR family member — translation MINPKKLAQLARKWQRVKIATKDDDRCCTISPIAGRGHCTVYTVDGSRFEVPLAYLRSVVFSELLRMAAEEFGFTGNGRITLPCDAAVVEYMICLLQRNASEEVEKAFLSSVVMPCQQSSYPTPPVVLHQQFAVCSS, via the coding sequence GAAGTGGCAAAGGGTAAAAATAGCCACCAAAGACGACGACAGATGCTGCACCATTTCACCAATTGCAGGCAGGGGCCACTGCACCGTGTACACAGTGGATGGGAGCAGGTTCGAGGTCCCATTAGCGTACCTCCGCTCAGTGGTCTTCAGTGAGCTTTTGAGGATGGCTGCGGAGGAGTTTGGTTTCACAGGTAATGGCAGGATCACTCTGCCTTGTGATGCAGCTGTGGTGGAGTATATGATATGCTTGCTCCAGAGAAATGCATCAGAGGAAGTTGAGAAGGCATTCTTGAGCTCTGTAGTGATGCCTTGTCAGCAATCAAGCTATCCAACGCCACCGGTGGTGCTGCATCAGCAATTTGCAGTTTGTAGCTCCTAA
- the LOC109944068 gene encoding auxin-responsive protein SAUR36, producing the protein MVKWPPNTITCRLQLLKQGIPNRNHTAPQLPARQREKETIMISTKRISQMVKKWQRMAVLGRKRLSWRVEREVEDRSCASVASKDHCMMYSLDGRRFEVPLAYLGTLVFAELLWMSYEEFGFVSHGRITLPCDAAAVEYAMCLLRKGSSADVEKAFLSTMAVSCHYASCIAIAPFVGVSHQAVICSSWLTVK; encoded by the coding sequence ATGGTCAAGTGGCCTCCAAACACCATCACCTGCAGGCTGCAGCTCCTCAAAcaaggaattccaaaccgaaaccACACAGCTCCCCAGCTTCCAGCAAGACAGAGGGAGAAAGAAACCATTATGATCAGCACCAAGAGGATCTCTCAGATGGTCAAGAAGTGGCAGAGAATGGCAGTGTTGGGGAGAAAGCGGCTCTCCTGGAGGGTGGAAAGGGAAGTCGAGGATCGATCCTGCGCCTCTGTGGCGAGCAAGGACCACTGCATGATGTACAGTTTAGACGGGAGGAGGTTCGAGGTGCCGCTGGCGTACCTTGGCACGCTGGTGTTTGCGGAACTCCTGTGGATGTCCTACGAGGAGTTTGGCTTCGTGAGCCATGGGCGGATCACGCTCCCTTGTGATGCTGCAGCCGTAGAGTATGCCATGTGTCTCCTCAGGAAAGGCTCCTCGGCAGATGTAGAGAAGGCATTCCTGAGCACCATGGCAGTCTCATGCCACTATGCAAGCTGTATTGCTATTGCACCATTTGTTGGAGTTAGCCATCAAGCTGTTATTTGCAGCTCCTGGCTGACTGTAAAGTAG
- the LOC110017796 gene encoding Auxin-responsive protein SAUR36-like: MISSKRLVQMAKKWQATAAMARRRLTATLAKEADGSCGTSMPVAVRGHCVVYSSDGTRFEVPLAYLGTAVFGELLSMSREEFGFTGDDGGRITLPCDAAVMEYAMCLLRRDASEEVVRAFLSSMVRPCHHSVGGSVPPMGLGRQPAICV, encoded by the coding sequence ATGATCAGTTCCAAGAGGCTTGTTCAGATGGCGAAGAAGTGGCAGGCAACGGCTGCCATGGCTAGGAGGCGGCTCACGGCGACGCTGGCGAAAGAGGCCGACGGTTCGTGCGGCACGTCGATGCCGGTGGCCGTCAGGGGCCACTGCGTCGTGTACTCCTCCGACGGGACGAGGTTCGAGGTCCCGCTGGCGTACCTCGGCACGGcggtgttcggcgagctcctgagCATGTCGCGGGAGGAGTTCGGATTTACCGGCGACGATGGCGGCAGGATCACGCTGCCCTGCGATGCCGCGGTGATGGAGTACGCGATGTGTTTGCTCAGGCGAGACGCCTCCGAAGAGGTTGTGAGGGCGTTCTTGAGCTCCATGGTCAGACCCTGCCACCACAGCGTCGGTGGCTCGGTGCCACCGATGGGACTCGGGCGCCAACCAGCCATCTGTGTATAG